The Frankiales bacterium nucleotide sequence CCACGGCGATGCCGAAGACTCCCTGGCCGCCCTGGACCAGGTCGATCACCTCGTCCTGGCTGCGGCACTCGTAGACGCTGGCGCCGTCGCTCATGAGCGTCACCTGGGCCAGGTCGTCGACGCCGCTGTCGCGCAGGTGCTCCACGGCGGTGCGGATGTTCTGCAGCGAGACCCCGGTGTCGAGCAGGCGCTTGATCACCTTGAGCACGAGGATGTCGCGGAAGCTGTAGAGGCGCTGGCTGCCCGAGCCGGTCGCCGTGCGCACGCTGGGCTCGACCAGGCCGGTGCGGGCCCAGTAGTCGAGCTGGCGGTAGGTGATCCCGGCCGCGTTGCAGGCCACCGGCCCGCGGAACCCGACGTCGTCGGGCATCGCCTGGATGTCGTCGCCGAACAGCAGCCCCTGGCGGCCGGCCTCGTCGGTGGCGCGGGCGCGCCCGGCGCTCACGACCTGCTCGTCCGGGGTCGTGAGGCCCTCGTCGAGTCCGCTCATGGCACGACCTCCCGCATCCGCCTCGATGCCGCGGGATGGGGGAAAGCACACCGCGAGAGTTACACCGTCGACGTTCGACTCGAACGCTAGGCGCCGGCACGGGACGGGTCAACGTCCGGGACCGCGACACGCCGTCCCGGGCCCGGGGCGGGCCGAAGCCTCATGTGGAGGTCGAGGGTCGAGGGTCCGTTCCGCCCGGACCAGGGCGTCCCGGGTCGGGCGGACCGGCCGGGCTGGTCAGGGCTCCTCGGGCGCCCCGGACCCGCTGGACCCGCCGAGGAAGTCGTCGGGGCTGATCTGGTCGAGGAACTCGCGGAACCGCTCGACCTCGTCCTCCTGCTCGTCGGGCACGGCGATCCCGGCCTCGCCGAGCACCTCCTCGGCGCAGTGGATCGCGGTCCCGGTGCGCAGCGCGAGCGCGATCGCGTCCGAGGGGCGGGCGCTGACCTCCACGCCGCCGTCGAAGACCAGCACGGCGAAGAACACCCCGTCGCTGAGCTCGGTGATGCGCACCTGCTCGAGCCGGCGGCCGAGCGCCGTGAGGACGTCGCGGAGCAGGTCGTGGGTGAGCGGCCGGGCCGGCACCACGCCCTGCTGGGCGAAGGCGATCGCGGTGGCCTCCACGGCGCCGATCCAGATGGGCAGGTAGCGCTCGCCGTCGACCTCCCGCAGCAGCACGATCGGCTGGTTCGAGGGCATCTCGACGCGGACTCCCACGACGTCCATCTGGCGCATGCCACCACCCTAGCCGCGGGGGCCCGGACGCACCCGGCGTGCCGGTGCCGCGCAGGGGCACGGACCCGGCCCGACGGACGGCGGCCGGAGCCGGGCGGGTGGACCGGGCGGATCGGGTGGGTGGTCGAGGACGCCGTGAGCCCCCGGCCGGTCGGCCCGCAGCGGTCGCCCGCCGCGTCAGCGGCGCAGCTCGGCGGCCAGGCCGGCCTTGACCAGTGCCGCGTGCAGCCGCACCGAGAGGGAGGCGAGCTGGCGGATGGCGTCGTCGGCGCGCTGCTGGCCCTCCGGGTCGCGCTGGCGCAGCAGGGGCGTGACGACCTGCTCGACGAGGCCCACCTCGCGGTCGGCCGCGACCTTGAACGCGCGCAGGTGGCGCGGCTCGATGCCGAAGGCGGACATCTCGGCCACCGTGCTCGCCACGACGAGGGCCTCGCCGTCGAAGTGGGTGCCCCGCTTGACCACGAGGCCGAACCCCTCGAGCTGGGCGAGCACGGAGTCGTCGAGGCCGCTGGCCTCGAGGAGCTCCTTGCGGGAGAGCCGGACGTCGGCGCCGCCGGGCCGGAAGGTCTCCGAGGTGGGCAGCCCGTCGGTGGACACCAGGGCGCGGGGCACGCGCGGGCCCTCGGTGCCGGTGGCCGGCTCGAGCCCGCGGTCGATCGCCTCGAGGTGCTCGCGGATGACCTTGAGCGGGAGGTACTGGTCGCGCTGGCAGGCCAGCACGTAGCGCAGCCGCTCGACGTCGGCGTGGCTGAACTTGCGGTAGCCGCTGGAGGTGCGCTGAGGGGCGACGAGGCCCTCGGACTCGAGGAAGCGGATCTTGGAGATGGTGACGTCGGGGAAGTCCGGGCGCAGCACGGCCAGGACGTCGCCGATCCCCATGAGCCCGCGGGCGGCCACGGCGGTCACGACTGGGCACCTCCCGTCGGGGCCACGCCGGAGGCGGCCTCGAGGTAGACGAAGCGGTACTTGCCGATCTGGACCTCGTCGCCGCCGACGAGCACCTGCGCGTCGATGCGGCGACGGTTGACGTAGCTGCCGTTGAGGCTGGCGAGGTCGTGCAGCTCCCACTCGCCGTCCACGGAGCGCAGCTCGGCGTGGCGGCGCGAGACCGTGACGTCGTCGAGGAACAGCTCGCACTCCTGGGCCCGGCCCACCACCACGACCGGCACGGCGGGGTCGAGGTCGAAGCGCATCCCCTCCTGCGGCCCGCGCAGGACGACGAGGACGGCGTGGCCCTCGCCGAGACCGGTGACGCTCGTGCTGTCGACCGCGGGCAGCGGGACCGAGTCGCCCTCGCTGGC carries:
- a CDS encoding bifunctional nuclease family protein, whose product is MRQMDVVGVRVEMPSNQPIVLLREVDGERYLPIWIGAVEATAIAFAQQGVVPARPLTHDLLRDVLTALGRRLEQVRITELSDGVFFAVLVFDGGVEVSARPSDAIALALRTGTAIHCAEEVLGEAGIAVPDEQEDEVERFREFLDQISPDDFLGGSSGSGAPEEP
- a CDS encoding MerR family transcriptional regulator, translating into MSGLDEGLTTPDEQVVSAGRARATDEAGRQGLLFGDDIQAMPDDVGFRGPVACNAAGITYRQLDYWARTGLVEPSVRTATGSGSQRLYSFRDILVLKVIKRLLDTGVSLQNIRTAVEHLRDSGVDDLAQVTLMSDGASVYECRSQDEVIDLVQGGQGVFGIAVGRVWREVEGSLAELPSEKVEPGPADAVAGDELAVRRAARATG
- a CDS encoding FHA domain-containing protein translates to MGRQCARCGHLAEDFDHFCSSCGAPLAPPEDALSQTGILGLRQASEGDSVPLPAVDSTSVTGLGEGHAVLVVLRGPQEGMRFDLDPAVPVVVVGRAQECELFLDDVTVSRRHAELRSVDGEWELHDLASLNGSYVNRRRIDAQVLVGGDEVQIGKYRFVYLEAASGVAPTGGAQS
- a CDS encoding MerR family DNA-binding transcriptional regulator — translated: MGIGDVLAVLRPDFPDVTISKIRFLESEGLVAPQRTSSGYRKFSHADVERLRYVLACQRDQYLPLKVIREHLEAIDRGLEPATGTEGPRVPRALVSTDGLPTSETFRPGGADVRLSRKELLEASGLDDSVLAQLEGFGLVVKRGTHFDGEALVVASTVAEMSAFGIEPRHLRAFKVAADREVGLVEQVVTPLLRQRDPEGQQRADDAIRQLASLSVRLHAALVKAGLAAELRR